The following are from one region of the Hemitrygon akajei chromosome 6, sHemAka1.3, whole genome shotgun sequence genome:
- the inip gene encoding SOSS complex subunit C isoform X1 encodes MTFDQNSTGLRLWVGGVGSEDRLVCTDFQNKNRAAILAELKQEKKKLIMQNQSSMNNPGASIPLSRPAFAKDFRDHAEQQHIAAQQKAALQRERERERERIFYLMNSLKTSDPSIFYMNKLACTCTFIGIFHNSRLGFWKSYSSCFASFGARISTQKQS; translated from the exons ATGACCTTTGATCAGAATTCAACAGGATTAAGGCTTTGGGTAGGTGGAGTGGGCTCAGAGGATAGGCTGGTTTGTACAG attTTCAGAACAAAAATCGTGCTGCTATCTTGGCAGAGCTGAAGCAGGAGAAGAAAAAGTTGATAATGCAGAATCAATCATCTATGAACAACCCTGGAGCCAG TATTCCTCTATCAAGGCCTGCTTTTGCTAAGGATTTTCGGGACCACGCTGAACAACAACATATAGCAGCGCAACAGAAGGCTGCCTTGCAG agagagcgagagagagagagagagaggatattttatcttatgaattcattgaaaacaagtgatccttcaattttctacatgaacaaattgg CATGCACATGCACATTCATCGGGATATTTCATAACTCAAGACTCGGCTTTTGGAAATCTTATTCTTCCTGTTTTGCCTCGTTTGGAGCCAGAATAAGCACTCAAAAACAGTCTTGA
- the inip gene encoding SOSS complex subunit C isoform X2: MTTNPPAPDFQNKNRAAILAELKQEKKKLIMQNQSSMNNPGASIPLSRPAFAKDFRDHAEQQHIAAQQKAALQRERERERERIFYLMNSLKTSDPSIFYMNKLACTCTFIGIFHNSRLGFWKSYSSCFASFGARISTQKQS; the protein is encoded by the exons attTTCAGAACAAAAATCGTGCTGCTATCTTGGCAGAGCTGAAGCAGGAGAAGAAAAAGTTGATAATGCAGAATCAATCATCTATGAACAACCCTGGAGCCAG TATTCCTCTATCAAGGCCTGCTTTTGCTAAGGATTTTCGGGACCACGCTGAACAACAACATATAGCAGCGCAACAGAAGGCTGCCTTGCAG agagagcgagagagagagagagagaggatattttatcttatgaattcattgaaaacaagtgatccttcaattttctacatgaacaaattgg CATGCACATGCACATTCATCGGGATATTTCATAACTCAAGACTCGGCTTTTGGAAATCTTATTCTTCCTGTTTTGCCTCGTTTGGAGCCAGAATAAGCACTCAAAAACAGTCTTGA
- the inip gene encoding SOSS complex subunit C isoform X3, protein MTFDQNSTGLRLWVGGVGSEDRLVCTDFQNKNRAAILAELKQEKKKLIMQNQSSMNNPGASIPLSRPAFAKDFRDHAEQQHIAAQQKAALQHAHAHSSGYFITQDSAFGNLILPVLPRLEPE, encoded by the exons ATGACCTTTGATCAGAATTCAACAGGATTAAGGCTTTGGGTAGGTGGAGTGGGCTCAGAGGATAGGCTGGTTTGTACAG attTTCAGAACAAAAATCGTGCTGCTATCTTGGCAGAGCTGAAGCAGGAGAAGAAAAAGTTGATAATGCAGAATCAATCATCTATGAACAACCCTGGAGCCAG TATTCCTCTATCAAGGCCTGCTTTTGCTAAGGATTTTCGGGACCACGCTGAACAACAACATATAGCAGCGCAACAGAAGGCTGCCTTGCAG CATGCACATGCACATTCATCGGGATATTTCATAACTCAAGACTCGGCTTTTGGAAATCTTATTCTTCCTGTTTTGCCTCGTTTGGAGCCAGAATAA